A genomic stretch from Acetobacter ascendens includes:
- a CDS encoding PqiC family protein: MTQTVSCKPMNTRLDRRMLLRLSGVAGLGVMAVTLTACSGGSPSLYTLAITPGQPQPGGPRFVEVRLPTVASGLDRDRIVTADSGYKLTVSSADAWSDSLPAQISRVMAGDLAQRLPGTGVFVENDTVATEPEAYVDMSISRFSTGPSGNVELDATLSIQPASAGVPGKDEQYYMQNFTLQGTQASATMPMVQVLSQLLGQLADVAAQQLRQLPSGQSTGRHTIVRKKAQHG, from the coding sequence ATGACGCAAACTGTTTCTTGTAAGCCCATGAATACCCGTCTTGACCGGCGTATGTTGCTCCGCCTGAGCGGTGTAGCTGGGCTGGGTGTTATGGCTGTTACGCTAACGGCCTGCTCTGGCGGTAGCCCTTCATTGTACACGTTGGCCATTACGCCCGGCCAACCGCAGCCGGGTGGGCCACGCTTTGTGGAAGTGCGCTTGCCTACAGTAGCATCCGGTTTGGATAGAGACCGGATTGTTACGGCTGATAGTGGCTATAAGCTTACAGTATCTTCTGCTGATGCATGGAGTGATTCTCTGCCAGCTCAGATCAGCCGCGTTATGGCTGGTGATCTGGCGCAGCGTTTGCCGGGCACAGGCGTGTTTGTAGAGAATGATACCGTGGCGACTGAGCCAGAAGCCTATGTGGATATGTCCATCAGCCGCTTTTCAACCGGCCCGTCAGGCAATGTAGAACTGGATGCTACGCTTTCCATCCAGCCTGCTTCTGCTGGTGTTCCTGGTAAAGATGAGCAGTACTATATGCAGAACTTTACACTGCAGGGCACGCAGGCCAGCGCCACCATGCCAATGGTACAGGTATTAAGCCAGCTTCTAGGCCAGTTGGCAGATGTTGCGGCCCAGCAATTGCGCCAGCTTCCTTCTGGTCAATCCACCGGGCGGCACACCATTGTGCGTAAGAAAGCGCAGCATGGATGA
- a CDS encoding CvpA family protein, whose product MAAIDALSLLIIGLSALHGAWRGFTRHALGFVSWGIAIVLALRFHAAFLPFVQRFITSPTGAQISAFVLLLLGVLCAGYVLSAAIVRIVKATPLDALDRLLGLLFGIVRGMFLVVVLFMAAQWLLQPQDMAALTEDSRLTPYIRLGASHIQPYLPDLSAKGVARNPSTGHDATL is encoded by the coding sequence ATGGCTGCCATAGATGCCCTCTCCCTGCTGATTATTGGCCTGTCTGCTCTGCATGGCGCATGGCGGGGGTTTACGCGGCATGCGTTGGGCTTTGTAAGCTGGGGCATTGCCATTGTGCTGGCCCTGCGCTTTCACGCAGCTTTTCTGCCCTTTGTGCAGCGCTTTATCACCTCCCCTACAGGCGCACAGATAAGCGCCTTTGTTCTGCTGCTGCTTGGGGTGTTGTGCGCTGGTTATGTGCTTTCTGCTGCGATTGTCCGAATCGTCAAAGCAACACCCTTAGATGCGCTGGACCGATTGCTGGGCCTGCTTTTTGGAATTGTGCGCGGAATGTTTTTGGTGGTTGTGCTGTTCATGGCCGCACAGTGGTTACTACAACCTCAAGACATGGCCGCCCTAACAGAAGATAGCCGGCTTACCCCTTACATCCGGCTCGGCGCATCCCATATCCAGCCATATCTACCGGATTTAAGCGCAAAAGGGGTTGCGCGGAATCCTTCTACAGGTCATGACGCCACCTTGTGA
- the metH gene encoding methionine synthase yields the protein MSSRLPLLDALRDQVLLCDGGMGSRIQMLDLDVQRDYWGQENCTEILTLSRPELIREIHRGYFEAGADMVETNTFGGSPITLGEFGLTDKTREINKNSAILAREAAESFADGRTRYVLGSMGPGTKLPSLGNIDYDSLEAALAEQARGLIEGGVDAILIETCQDTLQIKAAVNGVKIARKELGATTPIFVQVTVETTGTLLVGPDIAAAATVIHSLDVDLMGLNCATGPREMAEHVKWLSENWPRLISVQPNAGLPELVNGQTHYPLTPAKMATWVERFITEDGLNLIGGCCGTSTPHTEALDAMLRRRAEGTGRLRPAPVPRTSVWMPSVASLYSQVPLRQENAYFSIGERCNANGSKKWRELQEAHDWDGCVTVGREQIREGSNALDICTAFVGRNERAEMDEVIKRFTSSVNAPLVIDSTETPVIEAALKLHGGKPIINSINFEDGEGPAADRMTLARKFGAAVVALTIDEEGMARKPADKLRIASRLVKFACEKYGLPQSDLMIDPLTFTIATGAEDDRKLGQWTLEGIKMIRDAFPDIQIVLGLSNISFGLNPAARAVLNSVYLDHAVKAGMTAAIVHVSKIRPLHLIAPEEVKVAEDLIFDRRTEDYDPLQTLLAMFADRKAADAVKRKRAETAEERLKDRIVDGDRKGLEADLEEAMKNMAPLDIINTVLLDGMKVVGELFGAGKMQLPFVLQSAETMKAAVAYLEPHMERIDGQQRGTIVLATVKGDVHDIGKNLVDIILTNNGYRVVNLGIKVPVQDMIEAARKEKADAIGMSGLLVKSTVIMRENLEEISRDGLDTPVLLGGAALTRNYVEEDCVAAYAPTGRVAYARDAFDGLTLMDQISQKKFDDYLAAIQKRREGKATRTNARTPETAETRGFGPVDVAAARARRERLTADEPPMVPPFWGSRVLEATPEAVLPFLNERALYQFQWGFRKQGRSLDDFLIWARQELRPILRRMLDLTAKENILKPQAIYGYWKAAGDGNDLVLFEEDGTTEACRFTLPRQPKADGECIADFVRDISDPERDVIGLQVVTVGQKASDIARDWFEENRYQDYLYLHGLSVEMAEAMAEYTHKRIRAELGFAGEDARDMEKLLQQGYRGSRYSFGYPACPRLEDQHPILALLDAERIGVSLTDGDQLHPEQSTSALVILNKHAKYFTI from the coding sequence ATGTCTTCTCGTTTGCCCCTTCTTGATGCCCTACGTGATCAGGTTCTGCTTTGTGATGGAGGCATGGGCTCACGTATCCAGATGCTAGATCTGGATGTCCAGCGTGATTACTGGGGGCAGGAAAACTGCACCGAGATTCTCACGCTCTCACGCCCGGAACTTATCCGTGAAATCCATCGCGGTTATTTTGAAGCCGGCGCAGACATGGTGGAAACCAATACGTTTGGCGGCTCCCCCATCACGCTAGGCGAATTTGGTCTGACAGACAAAACGCGGGAAATCAACAAGAACTCCGCCATATTGGCGCGCGAAGCCGCAGAAAGTTTTGCTGATGGCCGCACCCGCTATGTTCTGGGTTCCATGGGCCCTGGCACCAAGCTCCCCTCTCTGGGCAATATTGATTATGATAGCCTTGAAGCAGCTTTGGCAGAGCAAGCACGTGGCCTGATTGAAGGTGGCGTAGATGCCATCCTGATTGAAACCTGCCAAGATACACTTCAGATCAAGGCGGCCGTAAATGGCGTAAAGATCGCACGGAAAGAACTAGGGGCCACAACCCCGATTTTCGTGCAGGTCACCGTAGAAACCACAGGCACTCTGCTGGTAGGGCCGGACATTGCTGCGGCAGCCACGGTCATTCACAGTCTTGACGTCGATCTGATGGGCCTAAACTGCGCGACCGGCCCGCGGGAAATGGCTGAACATGTAAAATGGCTGTCTGAAAACTGGCCACGGCTCATTTCCGTGCAGCCCAATGCTGGCCTGCCCGAACTGGTAAATGGTCAAACTCATTACCCCCTTACACCCGCAAAAATGGCCACATGGGTTGAGCGCTTTATTACAGAAGATGGCCTCAACCTGATCGGCGGCTGCTGTGGCACCTCCACCCCGCATACAGAAGCACTGGATGCCATGTTGCGCCGCCGTGCAGAAGGCACGGGCCGCCTACGCCCTGCCCCTGTGCCGCGTACATCCGTATGGATGCCTTCTGTTGCCAGCCTTTATTCTCAGGTGCCCCTCCGGCAGGAAAACGCCTATTTCTCCATCGGGGAACGTTGCAATGCCAACGGCTCCAAAAAATGGCGCGAACTTCAGGAAGCACATGACTGGGATGGCTGTGTAACCGTTGGGCGCGAACAGATACGTGAAGGCTCCAATGCACTGGATATCTGCACGGCTTTTGTAGGCCGTAATGAACGTGCAGAAATGGATGAAGTGATCAAACGCTTCACCTCATCCGTAAACGCGCCACTGGTGATTGATTCCACCGAAACACCGGTTATTGAGGCAGCCCTTAAGCTGCACGGTGGCAAACCCATTATCAACTCCATCAACTTTGAAGATGGCGAAGGCCCTGCAGCAGACCGCATGACACTGGCCCGCAAATTTGGTGCCGCTGTTGTTGCCCTGACCATTGATGAAGAAGGCATGGCCCGCAAGCCGGCAGACAAACTGCGTATTGCCAGCCGCCTTGTAAAATTTGCCTGCGAAAAATACGGTCTGCCACAGTCTGACCTGATGATTGACCCCCTCACCTTTACCATCGCCACCGGTGCGGAAGATGACCGCAAACTGGGGCAATGGACGCTTGAGGGCATTAAAATGATTCGGGATGCCTTCCCGGATATTCAGATCGTGCTCGGCCTGTCCAATATCTCTTTCGGGCTCAATCCGGCTGCGCGTGCCGTACTGAACTCGGTTTATCTGGATCACGCTGTTAAAGCCGGCATGACAGCCGCCATTGTGCACGTTTCCAAAATCCGTCCTCTGCACTTAATTGCCCCTGAAGAAGTTAAAGTTGCAGAAGACCTGATTTTTGACCGCCGCACAGAAGATTACGATCCACTACAAACGCTTCTGGCCATGTTTGCAGATCGTAAAGCCGCAGATGCGGTGAAGCGCAAACGGGCTGAAACAGCAGAAGAACGCCTAAAAGACCGTATTGTTGATGGGGACCGGAAAGGACTGGAGGCAGACCTTGAAGAAGCCATGAAAAACATGGCCCCGCTGGACATCATCAACACCGTTCTGCTGGATGGCATGAAGGTGGTGGGAGAACTGTTTGGTGCGGGCAAGATGCAGTTGCCATTTGTGCTGCAATCTGCCGAAACCATGAAAGCCGCTGTTGCCTATCTGGAACCTCATATGGAGCGGATAGACGGCCAGCAGCGCGGCACAATCGTGCTGGCTACGGTTAAAGGTGACGTGCACGATATCGGTAAGAACCTTGTAGATATCATCCTCACCAACAATGGTTACCGCGTTGTCAATCTAGGCATCAAGGTGCCTGTGCAGGATATGATCGAGGCAGCACGCAAGGAAAAGGCCGATGCCATTGGCATGTCTGGCCTGTTGGTGAAGTCCACCGTCATCATGCGTGAAAACCTGGAAGAAATCTCCCGCGATGGGCTGGATACACCTGTTCTTTTGGGCGGCGCAGCCCTTACCCGTAACTATGTGGAAGAAGATTGCGTTGCCGCCTATGCGCCTACAGGGCGAGTGGCATATGCGCGTGATGCTTTTGATGGTCTGACGCTTATGGACCAGATAAGCCAGAAGAAGTTTGATGATTATCTGGCTGCCATCCAGAAACGGCGCGAAGGCAAAGCTACCCGCACCAATGCCCGCACACCAGAAACAGCAGAAACACGTGGCTTTGGCCCAGTTGATGTTGCTGCGGCACGTGCACGGCGTGAACGTCTGACCGCAGATGAACCACCTATGGTTCCGCCATTCTGGGGTTCCCGCGTTCTGGAAGCCACACCAGAAGCCGTTCTGCCGTTCCTGAACGAACGTGCACTTTATCAGTTCCAGTGGGGCTTCCGTAAGCAAGGCCGCTCCTTGGATGACTTCTTGATATGGGCACGGCAGGAACTCCGCCCAATCCTGCGCCGCATGCTGGATCTAACGGCCAAAGAAAACATTCTCAAACCACAGGCCATTTACGGCTACTGGAAAGCTGCCGGGGATGGCAATGATCTGGTACTGTTTGAAGAAGACGGCACAACCGAAGCCTGCCGTTTTACGCTGCCACGCCAGCCAAAAGCAGATGGCGAATGTATTGCTGACTTTGTACGCGATATATCAGACCCAGAGCGTGATGTGATCGGTCTGCAGGTTGTAACCGTCGGCCAAAAAGCATCCGACATCGCCCGTGATTGGTTTGAAGAAAACCGGTATCAGGATTATCTGTACCTCCACGGTCTTTCCGTAGAAATGGCAGAAGCCATGGCCGAATATACGCACAAACGTATCCGGGCTGAACTCGGCTTTGCTGGGGAAGATGCACGCGATATGGAAAAGCTGCTGCAGCAGGGCTATCGCGGGTCTCGCTATTCCTTTGGGTACCCGGCCTGCCCACGGCTGGAAGACCAACACCCCATTCTGGCCTTGTTGGATGCCGAACGCATTGGGGTTTCCCTAACAGATGGGGATCAACTCCACCCGGAACAGTCTACCTCAGCACTTGTTATTCTAAACAAGCACGCGAAATACTTCACAATCTAA
- a CDS encoding peptidase domain-containing ABC transporter, with the protein MDQTDHVPEQAGSPSDTHRGQGAPVSAPVIRLKAVAAAAKYHGLELDIRDFAAEPGEDTPSPATLVRWLEDQGAVAKAVRIKWRYLVKMTNSPPIVLMFRDGSAALMVNATPDRGVVWLQDPLKGAAVAAVPVDELRLSQIWTGDILLIKRRRGESEADAPVSLGWLANMVLREKRSLRDIGIASMTLSVLQIFPPLIVMQVIDKVVGYHSMSTLVSISGLLFIFSLYEVLIGYGRRELSMVLTTRIDSRISLHLFSRLLSLPLEYFERQQTGNVLGRVTAIYKVRDFLTGRLMTTVLDLFTLVVVLPFLFILSATLAWMTVACAGLIGLVVVVAMSPLAKLMVQQLAADRDRSAVLYESVAGIRTLKTLALEPIRKQAWDDATANVIRWKLAVGRFSNWTQTIVMPLDLFINRGIILVGAYLALVSPSTVGMGGLVAFMMLGGRVAAPLVGLARLMDEFNEVMASLGEAASVLNQPTETRALTTGMRPRIKGALSFEDVNFAYPGSTRLALKDVNFSVPAGTMLGLVGRSGSGKSTITRLLQGVSRSYTGYLKLDGVDLREINLTHLRRSFGVVLQDNFLFRGTIRDNITAGRPGFTIDDVVHAARMAGAEEFIERMPAGYETFIEEGSTNISGGQRQRLAIARAVITDPKLMILDEATSALDPESEALVNANLERIGKGRTMVIVSHRLSSLVNCDQICVMDQGEVADIAPHDVLLERCDIYRTLWMQQNRHTEGRSSSAGASLIAEGE; encoded by the coding sequence GTGGACCAGACTGATCATGTGCCGGAACAGGCCGGTTCTCCTTCAGATACACATCGCGGTCAGGGAGCTCCCGTTTCTGCGCCTGTTATCCGGTTAAAAGCTGTTGCTGCAGCGGCCAAATATCATGGTCTGGAACTGGATATCCGTGATTTTGCAGCGGAACCGGGAGAAGATACGCCATCCCCTGCAACATTGGTGCGCTGGTTAGAAGATCAGGGTGCCGTGGCAAAGGCTGTGCGGATTAAGTGGCGTTATCTGGTTAAGATGACCAACTCTCCGCCGATTGTTTTGATGTTCCGCGATGGTTCTGCTGCACTGATGGTCAATGCGACACCAGATCGTGGGGTCGTATGGTTGCAGGATCCGCTTAAAGGCGCGGCTGTGGCTGCTGTGCCGGTAGATGAACTGCGTCTGTCTCAGATATGGACAGGTGATATTCTCCTTATCAAACGGCGTAGGGGAGAATCGGAAGCTGATGCTCCGGTCAGTCTGGGATGGCTGGCCAACATGGTGCTGCGTGAAAAGCGCTCTTTGCGCGATATCGGCATCGCATCCATGACGCTGAGTGTGTTGCAGATTTTTCCGCCGCTTATTGTTATGCAGGTTATCGATAAAGTGGTGGGCTACCACTCTATGTCGACACTCGTGTCAATTTCTGGCCTGCTGTTCATATTTTCACTTTACGAAGTGCTTATCGGTTATGGGCGGCGCGAGCTGTCTATGGTGCTGACAACACGTATTGATTCTCGTATTTCCCTGCATCTTTTTAGCCGCCTTTTGTCCTTGCCGTTGGAATATTTTGAACGCCAGCAGACAGGTAACGTGCTTGGGCGTGTGACAGCTATTTATAAAGTGCGAGATTTTTTGACCGGACGGTTGATGACCACCGTCTTGGATCTGTTTACGCTGGTTGTCGTTCTGCCTTTCCTTTTTATTCTCAGCGCAACGCTAGCTTGGATGACAGTTGCTTGTGCGGGTCTTATCGGTTTGGTTGTTGTGGTTGCTATGAGCCCGCTTGCCAAACTTATGGTGCAACAGCTTGCTGCTGATCGGGATAGAAGTGCCGTTCTGTATGAAAGCGTTGCGGGTATCCGCACCCTGAAAACACTTGCTTTGGAACCTATTCGTAAACAGGCGTGGGATGATGCCACGGCAAATGTTATTCGTTGGAAACTTGCGGTAGGGCGCTTTTCAAACTGGACCCAAACAATCGTTATGCCGCTTGATCTGTTTATCAATCGCGGCATCATTCTGGTTGGGGCTTATCTTGCGCTTGTAAGCCCCTCTACCGTGGGCATGGGTGGCCTGGTTGCATTTATGATGCTTGGCGGGCGTGTTGCTGCCCCGCTGGTTGGCCTGGCAAGGCTGATGGATGAGTTTAACGAAGTTATGGCATCTCTGGGTGAAGCCGCTTCGGTGCTGAATCAGCCTACGGAAACAAGAGCACTGACAACAGGGATGCGCCCGCGTATCAAAGGGGCGCTTTCGTTTGAGGATGTTAACTTCGCCTACCCTGGGTCTACCCGCCTTGCTCTGAAGGACGTCAATTTCTCTGTGCCAGCAGGCACCATGCTAGGGCTTGTTGGGCGAAGCGGATCTGGTAAATCCACCATTACGCGTTTGTTACAGGGGGTTAGCCGGTCTTACACAGGCTATCTCAAGCTGGATGGCGTTGATTTGCGTGAAATTAACCTTACCCACTTGCGCCGGTCTTTTGGGGTGGTGTTGCAGGATAACTTCCTGTTCCGTGGCACCATCCGCGATAATATTACGGCGGGTCGCCCTGGGTTTACGATTGATGATGTTGTGCATGCGGCCAGAATGGCTGGGGCCGAAGAATTTATTGAACGGATGCCCGCGGGTTACGAAACGTTTATTGAAGAAGGTTCAACCAATATTTCTGGTGGCCAGCGTCAGCGTCTTGCTATTGCGCGTGCTGTGATTACTGACCCCAAGCTGATGATTTTGGATGAGGCGACGTCTGCGCTGGATCCAGAAAGTGAAGCTTTGGTGAACGCCAATCTGGAGCGGATTGGTAAGGGTCGTACTATGGTCATTGTTTCGCACCGTCTCTCTTCCCTTGTGAACTGTGATCAGATTTGTGTGATGGATCAGGGGGAAGTGGCAGATATCGCACCTCATGATGTTCTGCTCGAACGGTGTGATATTTATCGGACACTTTGGATGCAGCAAAACCGGCATACAGAAGGACGTTCTTCTTCTGCAGGCGCATCTTTGATCGCGGAAGGAGAATAA
- the purF gene encoding amidophosphoribosyltransferase: protein MLAHPTPSASLPDPLTLDDDHPHEECAVFGIWNAKDAAPLTTLGLHALQHRGQEAAGIVCFDPQERRFHSHRGLGLVSDVFADSRVMATLKGTRAIGHNRYATTGATLLRNVQPLFAEFAFGGLAVAHNGNLTNADTLRSELIRRGCLFQSTTDSEVFIHLIAISLYATVEDRLIDALKRVTGAYSLVVLSEEALIGVRDPMGVRPLVLGKLPSEDGKQPSWVLASETCGLDIIGAEFVRDVELGELVVIDENGIRSLRPFGDTHPRFCVFEYIYFARPDSVLEGLPVYEVRKQIGHELARESHVDADVVVPVPDSGVPSAIGYAEASGIPFELGIIRNHYVGRTFIEPTDQIRHLGVKMKHSPNRPILSGKRVILVDDSIVRGTTSRKIVDMVRAAGATEVHMRISSPPTRHSCFYGIDTPERSKLLAAQNDLKAMAELIGVDSLAFISLDGLYRAMGYKDRQASDARYCDACFTGDYPIPLIDHDAEFGPGTA from the coding sequence ATGCTCGCCCATCCCACGCCGTCTGCTTCCTTGCCTGATCCACTGACACTGGATGATGATCATCCACACGAAGAATGTGCTGTCTTTGGTATCTGGAACGCTAAGGATGCTGCTCCCCTTACCACTCTGGGTTTGCACGCCCTTCAACACCGCGGGCAAGAAGCCGCTGGTATTGTCTGCTTTGACCCGCAGGAACGTCGCTTCCATTCTCACCGAGGCCTTGGCCTTGTGAGTGATGTGTTTGCAGATTCCCGCGTTATGGCTACGCTTAAAGGCACACGCGCCATTGGTCATAACCGCTACGCCACAACGGGCGCTACGCTGCTTCGTAACGTACAACCACTGTTTGCTGAATTTGCGTTTGGCGGCTTGGCTGTGGCTCATAACGGCAACCTGACCAACGCTGACACTCTGCGAAGTGAACTTATCCGCCGCGGCTGCCTGTTCCAGTCCACCACGGATTCGGAAGTTTTCATCCATCTGATTGCCATCTCTCTTTATGCAACAGTGGAAGACCGGCTGATTGATGCGCTTAAACGGGTAACCGGCGCGTATTCATTGGTTGTGCTGTCTGAAGAGGCGCTGATTGGCGTACGTGACCCCATGGGTGTACGCCCACTGGTGCTTGGCAAGCTACCCTCCGAAGATGGCAAGCAGCCCTCATGGGTTCTGGCATCAGAAACCTGTGGTCTGGACATTATCGGCGCAGAATTTGTGCGTGATGTGGAACTGGGCGAACTGGTTGTGATTGATGAAAACGGTATCCGCTCCCTGCGCCCGTTTGGTGATACGCATCCGCGTTTTTGCGTGTTTGAATACATCTACTTCGCCCGCCCCGACTCTGTTCTAGAAGGGTTGCCTGTTTACGAAGTGCGTAAGCAGATCGGGCACGAACTAGCACGTGAAAGCCATGTAGATGCCGATGTAGTGGTGCCAGTGCCCGATTCAGGCGTGCCTTCAGCTATCGGTTATGCCGAAGCCAGTGGGATCCCTTTTGAACTGGGCATTATCCGCAACCATTATGTGGGCCGCACCTTTATCGAACCCACAGATCAGATCCGGCATTTGGGCGTGAAGATGAAACACTCGCCCAATCGCCCTATTCTAAGTGGCAAGCGCGTTATTCTGGTGGATGATTCCATTGTGCGCGGCACCACATCCCGCAAAATTGTAGATATGGTGCGGGCTGCGGGTGCAACAGAAGTGCATATGCGTATTTCTTCCCCACCCACTCGGCATTCCTGCTTCTATGGCATTGATACGCCAGAACGCAGCAAGCTGCTGGCTGCCCAGAATGATCTGAAAGCCATGGCAGAACTGATTGGTGTAGATAGCCTTGCCTTTATTTCGCTAGACGGTTTGTATCGCGCTATGGGTTACAAAGACCGTCAGGCAAGCGATGCTCGCTATTGTGATGCCTGCTTTACGGGGGACTATCCTATTCCCCTTATCGACCATGATGCGGAGTTTGGCCCAGGCACCGCCTGA
- a CDS encoding PqiB family protein produces the protein MNGHSDNHFSPPEGESAQDALVRRIRFSIIWIIPIVSVLIAGFLVWRSFMDNGPEITVVFDTADGLTSGQTQVKNKSVVLGTVEGVSLTDDLRHVKVRIRMNKGTNDMLTDSGRFWVVRPRINGASITGLETLMSGAYIAFDPGLNKNGHPAGKRTTTFEGLEAPPGVRSDQPGRIYTLVAGNIGSIGQGAPVFFRDVDVGEVLGYTMPPGGRGPVMIQIFVREPYDHYLNTNSRFWNVSGVKVGFGAGGLKVQLQSLQALFSGGVAFGLPPVAESRLHPASEAPANTVFKLYDTHEDADNAGYRERVPLATYVMSSVKGLDVGSQVTMFGIQVGNVTSVKLDLSSNPGHPRVRIGMEVQPERVLSSAELRNNNLTDMFRTLVANGLRASTDSVSFLTGEGMISLNFIKNPAPATTSMEGATLVIPSQAGGMGGIMDSLSTITSRLAAMPFEQIGTNANNLLAHADQTLVTPDVKQSLVGLRNSMQNLQALTHDLRNGVAPLSKRLPEMAQQLDQTLQNANRLLASYGGNSDFHRNLQSMVVQLGQTARSLRFLSDFLTNHPSALLSGR, from the coding sequence GTGAACGGACACAGTGATAATCATTTCTCTCCTCCAGAAGGGGAAAGTGCTCAGGATGCTCTGGTAAGGCGCATTCGGTTTTCCATTATCTGGATTATTCCTATTGTTTCCGTGCTGATTGCGGGCTTTCTGGTCTGGCGCAGTTTTATGGACAATGGGCCAGAAATTACCGTTGTATTTGATACGGCAGATGGCCTGACCAGCGGCCAGACACAGGTGAAAAACAAATCTGTGGTGCTGGGCACGGTGGAAGGTGTCTCGCTGACCGATGACTTGCGGCATGTCAAAGTGCGTATCCGTATGAACAAGGGTACGAACGATATGCTTACGGATAGCGGCCGGTTCTGGGTTGTGCGTCCGCGTATCAACGGGGCGAGCATTACCGGTTTGGAAACCCTGATGTCTGGCGCGTATATTGCGTTCGACCCGGGGCTGAACAAGAATGGCCACCCTGCTGGTAAGCGCACCACAACGTTTGAAGGGCTAGAAGCCCCTCCGGGTGTGCGTTCAGATCAGCCAGGGCGTATTTATACGTTGGTAGCGGGCAATATCGGCTCTATCGGGCAGGGGGCGCCTGTTTTCTTCCGCGACGTGGATGTGGGGGAAGTGCTGGGTTACACCATGCCACCCGGCGGACGCGGCCCGGTGATGATCCAGATTTTTGTGCGTGAGCCATATGATCATTACCTGAACACCAATTCCCGTTTCTGGAACGTTTCTGGCGTTAAGGTTGGGTTTGGTGCTGGTGGGCTTAAGGTGCAGCTGCAATCCTTGCAGGCTTTGTTTTCTGGTGGCGTGGCTTTTGGTTTGCCTCCGGTTGCGGAAAGCCGTTTGCATCCAGCTTCAGAAGCTCCGGCCAATACGGTTTTCAAGCTGTATGATACGCATGAGGATGCAGATAACGCGGGCTACCGTGAGCGTGTGCCGCTTGCTACCTATGTTATGTCTTCTGTCAAAGGGTTGGACGTTGGCAGCCAGGTGACGATGTTTGGGATTCAGGTGGGGAATGTAACCAGCGTAAAGCTGGATCTAAGCTCCAATCCCGGACATCCGCGCGTACGTATCGGTATGGAAGTGCAGCCTGAACGTGTGCTGTCTTCGGCTGAACTGCGGAACAACAATCTGACAGACATGTTCCGCACTTTGGTGGCGAATGGTCTGCGTGCTTCAACAGACAGTGTCAGTTTCCTGACGGGTGAGGGGATGATTTCCCTTAACTTCATCAAGAACCCAGCACCCGCCACAACCAGTATGGAAGGCGCAACGCTGGTTATTCCAAGCCAGGCAGGTGGTATGGGCGGGATTATGGATTCCCTTTCCACCATTACGTCTCGCTTGGCCGCTATGCCGTTTGAACAGATTGGTACAAATGCCAATAACCTGCTGGCACATGCGGATCAGACACTTGTCACCCCGGATGTTAAGCAGTCTCTGGTTGGGTTGCGGAATTCCATGCAGAACCTGCAGGCTCTTACGCATGATTTGCGTAACGGCGTTGCTCCGCTGAGCAAGCGTTTGCCAGAAATGGCACAGCAGCTTGATCAAACCCTGCAAAATGCCAACCGTCTGCTAGCCAGTTATGGCGGCAACAGTGATTTCCATCGAAATCTGCAATCCATGGTGGTGCAGTTGGGGCAGACAGCGCGCTCCCTGCGTTTCCTGTCAGACTTCCTCACCAACCATCCTTCTGCACTGCTTTCAGGACGTTAA